The Sander vitreus isolate 19-12246 chromosome 10, sanVit1, whole genome shotgun sequence genome contains the following window.
AAAAACCACTCCACCAAAGCAATAAGCAGTCATACAGGCTTTAAAACGTTTTCAAAttcaaacaaatataaaagttgAGTGGATGGTCAGCATTTTCTTGAAGGCctgctggatttaaaaaaaataattttacttttcatttaaaagaaaaatcaatgtcAAAACTACAAAAGTTGCACTGGCAAATTGAAGTGATTCAGTCACGCGTCATGTGTTCCCTGTGTGTAAATCTGTCTTTTCCTCCCCAAAGTTTACACTGAATGCATCATGGGCGGCCAAGGATCTGAAGCACCAACATTGGCAGAATTGACAAAAGAAAATTAACCCATGTAATTATATTACTATGTAATATGATACAGCataatatatatgatataatattAGGCTActattatgtgtattattattGGTCAGTAATAGTAAAAGAAATAGCTCTAGGCCTATGGAAATACATATCCATCCCCTCTGTTAAGAGGTCACTTTTGCAGATATAGGCCTAGATATtattttcattcttttctttcCGTCTGGTGTAATCAGAGGACTTCAGCCCTCCGACCGAGCCTGTGGACGACATAAAAACAGAGGACGCAGGGCGACCCAAGCCCCGGAGACGCAGGAAGCCGCGGGTCCTGTTCTCCCAGGCGCAGGTGTACGAGCTGGAGCGCCGCTTCAAGCAGCAGAGATACCTGTCCGCGCCGGAGAGAGACCACCTCGCCGGGGTGCTAAAACTCACCCCTACCCAGGTGAAGATCTGGTTCCAGAACAGGAGGTACAAGTGCAAGCGGCAGCGGCAGGACCAGAGCCTGGAGATGGTGTCTCTGCCGCCGCCCAGGAGGGTGTCGGTGCCGGTGCTGGTGCGGGATGGGAAGCCTTGCCTGGCGGCAGACACAGCCCCTTACAACCCCTCCTACAGTATGGGTCACCTCAACCATTTCACTTATAACAACTATCCAGCTTTCAGTAACTACACCAGCCCCGGCTGCAACACAAACTATGCGTGTAACTATCCTGCAGCCGCAATGCAAACTATGCAAGGGTCCTCCAACAATGGGAATTACATGAACTTTGGGGTGGGGGACCTGAATAATGTCCAGAATACATTTCCCTCCAGTAATGGGGTGTCTTCGTTACATGGCATTAGGACATGGTAAACTCAACATGCAGCAGTGTTACCTATTCAGTTTATAACGGGATTATTtgcatgcattttaaaatgtgtcaagACTTTGCGGAGGTTGTATAACTTCTCTTATATTTAATTACCTACTCACTTTTGGtagtttttcgttttttttttttttgttctcagcACCAGTTTTTGTCTGAAtagtctactttttttttttttttattaatttccgTGACATCAGCGAACAGGCGCGTGCCATTTCagcggaaataaataaataaaaacatgttgcaACCACAGTTCTTTAATGTTATTCTAAATTTtatattttctctctcattttctatctttatgttatttatatattttttttggacACCACGAGGTGGATTGTTAAATGTTCTTACCTACAAACATAGGCgaagatgaaaaacacaaaataaaattgaaataacGTTGGTTATGGAAAATTATTACTTCTATAGGCtattctaattattattattataattgttaATATTACGGACATGCAATTATTTAATTAGAAATGCTTAAAGTTGTTTAATATAGTAATTGGATCTGGCTATAATCCCTGAATCATTTAAAACTACACAAACCCAGCAATATTAAGTCTCCATTATGTAATAGTGAACTATAGTTATGGCAGTATATAATTCATGGCTCTGGGTCCCATGGTTGAACTGGTTAAACAGTAGATCCACATTAAAGGACCCTAACATCTGTACAGCCCTCATATGGTTTGTGTCTGGTTAAAGTGTTCAAGTGGCTATTAGGAAGCTTCCTTCAATACGCTCAAACAAGGTTGAAAGGTTGTTAAAAGTTTACACTTTTTACAAGCCGTTGTCAGCCATGTGCACTCACGTTTACAGTTGCTGGGACAGAGATCGCTGTGAG
Protein-coding sequences here:
- the nkx2.5 gene encoding homeobox protein Nkx-2.5; this translates as MFPSPSTSTPFSVKDILNLEQSHDVMVSSLDVSSRMDCCTVPTSSSSSSSSCMLARLKQEPLRDMSAAASLFGEDLHESRAGRGNALNYATFYGKSLVEMDIVKDGKSDAFEGKRRKEDFSPPTEPVDDIKTEDAGRPKPRRRRKPRVLFSQAQVYELERRFKQQRYLSAPERDHLAGVLKLTPTQVKIWFQNRRYKCKRQRQDQSLEMVSLPPPRRVSVPVLVRDGKPCLAADTAPYNPSYSMGHLNHFTYNNYPAFSNYTSPGCNTNYACNYPAAAMQTMQGSSNNGNYMNFGVGDLNNVQNTFPSSNGVSSLHGIRTW